From a single Salinirussus salinus genomic region:
- a CDS encoding nicotinamide-nucleotide amidohydrolase family protein yields the protein MDAHAEDPPVEERAGEALREAGETVAVAEAAAGGLVGALLTAPPGASDYLDRSYVTYSYDSLREVLAVPRETLDEHGAVSEPAVAAMARAARDRARTDWGLAVAGVAGPGGGVADRPVGTCVVGVARAAPWESGDSETTTERRVLDGESRSDRRERFARQAVADLLAAVRATRG from the coding sequence ATGGACGCACACGCCGAGGACCCGCCGGTGGAGGAGCGCGCCGGGGAGGCGCTGCGGGAGGCCGGCGAGACGGTCGCCGTCGCCGAGGCCGCGGCCGGGGGACTGGTGGGCGCGCTGCTCACCGCGCCGCCGGGCGCCAGCGACTACCTCGACCGGAGCTACGTCACCTACAGCTACGACTCCTTGCGGGAGGTGCTGGCGGTCCCCCGGGAGACGCTGGACGAGCACGGGGCAGTCAGCGAGCCGGCGGTCGCGGCGATGGCCCGGGCCGCCCGCGACCGCGCACGGACGGACTGGGGGCTGGCGGTCGCCGGGGTCGCCGGCCCCGGCGGCGGGGTCGCGGACCGGCCGGTGGGGACCTGCGTCGTCGGCGTCGCCCGCGCCGCTCCCTGGGAGAGCGGCGACTCGGAGACGACCACCGAGCGCCGCGTCCTCGACGGGGAGAGCCGCTCCGACCGCCGCGAGCGGTTCGCGCGGCAGGCAGTGGCGGACCTGCTGGCGGCAGTCCGGGCCACACGGGGCTGA
- a CDS encoding metal-dependent hydrolase: protein MNKRGHVLNAALLAIGFGYVLNPDGGVETFRTIAEVSVPVILGALFPDVDTAFGKHRKTLHNLPVLAVVGAYPFFFANLQWVWLGVVTHYVLDVLGTTRGIALFYPLWDREFDVPFGVPVDSKWSGVLTVVITAVELAVIAGLVYYAPPAVQQVTEGLGLGAQTLGF, encoded by the coding sequence GTGAACAAACGCGGCCACGTGCTGAACGCGGCGTTGCTGGCCATCGGCTTCGGCTACGTCCTCAACCCCGACGGCGGCGTCGAGACCTTCCGGACCATCGCGGAGGTGTCGGTCCCGGTCATCCTGGGGGCGCTGTTTCCCGACGTCGACACCGCGTTCGGCAAACACCGCAAGACGCTGCACAACCTCCCGGTGCTCGCGGTCGTCGGTGCCTACCCCTTCTTCTTCGCGAACCTCCAGTGGGTCTGGCTGGGCGTCGTGACCCACTACGTGCTCGACGTGCTCGGCACGACCCGGGGGATCGCCCTCTTTTACCCCCTCTGGGACCGCGAGTTCGACGTCCCCTTCGGCGTGCCGGTCGACAGCAAGTGGTCGGGGGTACTCACTGTCGTGATCACGGCCGTCGAACTCGCGGTCATCGCCGGGCTGGTCTACTACGCCCCGCCGGCCGTCCAGCAGGTCACCGAGGGCCTGGGGCTGGGGGCGCAGACGCTCGGGTTCTAG